A genomic segment from Lutzomyia longipalpis isolate SR_M1_2022 chromosome 3, ASM2433408v1 encodes:
- the LOC129792416 gene encoding uncharacterized protein LOC129792416 isoform X1, with protein MKLFLVIAIFTVVFWGQTVARPSSFEIEKHHVVDISRNFNITAMNSTAKIDETRRILKEIDRINQSLGYTKKNLARSDAQRLGDSLFFPKTPFSPPGLRRDTKSSPIVEVVAARKAEEHSPGHRVKWKGQDSRKKELRQSRSEGIKFLVIPIDPSLLTITSNSRRIIEFFPHYSARSARVSKKWNKKSPKSQKKAEYEKNEAIKLKQNNLFDVLIDEMVDDDEDDEDYDVPKEKENSSSLPLISNDQYINDLYKDIWIKPYKKRELEEKKEEKEEKEEKVNEDDKEVKFPTLITTKKPKPHTTKPPKPNKPKTTTKKPPTKKPTPTTSTEVPNPEDLKSPFGALFRPASEQLKDNGGGIIIQRLKVRKGGIAIAGPGGVATAGSGGTAIVGPGGIAFTHPRGLTIAGPGAKVYSVPETTDLEAVSMNVTASSRNFPFPTEIVATGPIVYYNPGK; from the exons ATGAAGTTATTCCTTGTG ATTGCGATCTTCACTGTCGTCTTCTGGGGTCAAACAGTCGCCAGACCCAGCAGTTTCGA gatagAAAAACATCATGTGGTGGATATATCGAGAAATTTCAATATCACCGCAATGAATTCAACAGCAAAGATCGATGAAACGAGGAGGATACTCAAGGAAATTGACAGGATAAATCAATCTCTCGggtatacaaagaaaaatctcgcAAGATCAGATGCTCAGCGTCTTGGGGATTCACTTTTCTTCCCCAAAACCCCATTTAGTCCTCCGGGATTGCGGAGAGACACAAAATCCTCCCCAATTGTGGAGGTAGTAGCTGCACGGAAGGCAGAGGAGCATTCACCGGGGCATAGGGTAAAGTGGAAGGGTCAAGATTCGAGGAAGAAGGAACTGCGTCAGAGTAGGAGTGAAGGAATTAAATTCCTAGTCATCCCCATTGATCCTTCTCTGCTGACGATCACGAGTAATTCCAGGAggatcattgaattttttccccaTTACTCAGCACGTAGTGCGAGGGTGTCAAAGAAGTGGAATAAGAAGTCGCCAAAAAGTCAGAAAAAAGCTgaatatgagaaaaatgaaGCGATCAAGTTGAagcagaataatttatttgatgttCTAATTGACGAAATggtggatgatgatgaagatgatgaGGATTATGATGTTccaaaagagaaggaaaattcatcgAGTTTGCCATTGATCAGCAATGATCAGTATATTAATGATCTATACAAAGATATATGGATTAAGCCGTACAAGAAGAGGGAACTTGAGgagaaaaaggaggaaaaagaggaaaaagaggaaaaggtTAATGAGGATGATAAGGAAGTGAAGTTCCCAACTTTGATTACAACTAAGAAACCCAAGCCACATACGACAAAACCACCTAAACCTAATAAACCCAAAACAACGACAAAAAAGCCACCAACAAAGAAACCAACACCAACAACGTCTACCGAAGTGCCCAATCCGGAGGATCTCAAATCCCCATTTGGAGCACTCTTCAGACCAGCTAGTGAGCAACTTAAGGACAATGGTGGTGGTATTATAATTCAGAGACTGAAGGTTCGCAAAGGCGGTATTGCCATTGCCGGGCCAGGAGGTGTAGCTACAGCAGGGAGTGGCGGGACTGCCATTGTTGGTCCag GTGGTATTGCATTCACCCACCCCAGAGGACTGACGATCGCAGGTCCTGGTGCCAAAGTGTACTCAGTGCCTGAGACAACGGACTTAGAAGCTGTGTCAATGAATGTAACTGCATCATCGAGAAATTTTCCCTTTCCCACCGAGATAGTAGCAACAGGTCCAATTGTTTACTACAATCCTGGGAAATGA
- the LOC129792416 gene encoding uncharacterized protein LOC129792416 isoform X2 yields MKLFLVIAIFTVVFWGQTVARPSSFDKVEHRAIEDGVAIEDIGDVTTLSYYGGAKGSILKIGKKSDGSIVTDTVNTAKSNDSPTADFSNHLTAIQKAAAILVALQERVRMTGKLSGSDKKIYADHLELLGISAQKLAQLQNDAADNDLNLLFQGIAKEQEDGDNKRNNGSEGDFDNVGEEPEKNPEEEPQKPPAIEVPDKGEEGIAVNAPPKEAPIAEAKPVGLAIAGPGGLAASKPVATAVVSKDGLAVARPVATAISGISPEQFAMLSLPIPQKINFGGLPVRPREGSTEGNSWTSRYGLLSLENGLNVLVGPGFQLESRFSDKGIDADAEDGEKKMVVDLDSSNDAKTIAMEKFKKLAEAPREAIPNQYPLIPPYVSPLSYRVEGPNYQESFEPFPPAQYLPPSDQYASGSLPYPFLPLYNPYQRGY; encoded by the exons ATGAAGTTATTCCTTGTG ATTGCGATCTTCACTGTCGTCTTCTGGGGTCAAACAGTCGCCAGACCCAGCAGTTTCGA caAAGTGGAGCATCGTGCAATTGAGGATGGAGTTGCAATTGAAGATATTGGTGATGTCACAACGCTCTCCTACTATGGAGGCGCCAAAGGATCGATCCTGAAGATTGGAAAGAAATCCGATGGATCCATCGTGACAGACACCGTCAACACGGCTAAATCCAATGATAGTCCAACAGCAGATTTCTCAAATCATCTCACTGCCATACAAAAGGCCGCTGCTATTCTTGTGGCACTGCAGGAGCGTGTCCGGATGACCGGAAAATTGAGCGGAAGtgataagaaaatctatgcGGATCATTTGGAATTATTGGGAATTTCCGCACAGAAATTGGCTCAGCTACAGAATGATGCTGCGGACAATGATCTCAATCTTCTCTTTCAAG GAATTGCAAAGGAGCAAGAAGATGGAGACAATAAAAGGAATAATGGAAGTGAGGGAGATTTTGATAATGTTGGTGAGGAACCAGAAAAGAATCCCGAAGAGGAACCACAGAAACCACCCGCAATTGAAGTTCCAGATAAGGGGGAAGAAGGAATTGCTGTTAATGCTCCCCCCAAGGAAGCCCCAATTGCCGAAGCAAAACCCGTAGGATTGGCAATTGCTGGCCCAGGAGGACTTGCAGCATCCAAACCAGTAGCAACGGCGGTTGTTAGCAAAGATGGTCTTGCAGTGGCACGTCCAGTAGCCACAGCAATTTCGGGGATAAGTCCCGAACAATTCGCAATGTTAAGCTTGCCCATTCCGCAGAAGATTAACTTCGGGGGTCTCCCTGTGCGACCCCGAGAGGGCTCAACGGAGGGTAATTCATGGACATCGAGGTATGGACTGTTGAGCCTTGAAAATGGGCTAAATGTCCTCGTGGGTCCGGGCTTCCAGTTGGAATCCCGATTTAGTGATAAAGGAATTGATGCCGATGCCGAGGATGGGGAAAAGAAGATGGTGGTTGATCTCGATAGTTCAAATGACGCCAAAACAATTGCCATGGAGAAATTTAAGAAGTTAGCAGAAGCCCCACGAGAGGCCATACCCAATCAATATCCCCTAATCCCACCCTACGTTTCACCACTATCCTACAGGGTGGAAGGTCCCAACTATCAGGAGTCCTTTGAACCATTCCCCCCAGCACAATACCTTCCACCCAGTGATCAGTACGCCAGTGGATCGCTGCCGTATCCCTTCCTGCCCCTCTACAACCCCTACCAGCGTGGCTATTGA
- the LOC129792415 gene encoding uncharacterized protein LOC129792415: protein MRGFSVICLVILTKVSSVFSDAATDFNNVNPDGSFSFGLNNEDIGGHYHMASGNPKTIIRGRYGSRNPSTKRVEETVYTAGPRGFRARGPAIARKMDLSQIRRGPIGSPDDPLADPFDDPSYSFGFKTPTYTRQEDADPAGRVKGLYSYVDDIGEKHLVRYAAGKEEGYNVINSYPDAPNYVKYSTALYKSPNKRTRGRIAIQRGPGGQYNFISSGPDQRRSESSGPDGIVRGSYSYLDDKGVQRTVQYIAGAGIGYKIVQSTTGPGTHNLPRPAIPEFGVLTPESNDLGRDTPHFNDDGVFNTASTTRPHRKEFGSSPRPSVGDDGGLGGGDFGDDGTGYFDGNDNSYDQNSRDPNAIVPLPPPSVRPGRPYRPRGRGSTPARRNSEEVDYTDLPGVTPSLIDTTGIDVRDEDGGFGGGPDPNFDRERPPLPSGVAVRAHVQNIDLIPEGGSAPSPGEALLRDEQRNL from the exons ATGAGaggattttcagtgatttgTTTAGTGATCTTAACGAAAGTTTCAAGTGTTTTCTCAGATGCAGCCACGGATTTTAACAACGTCAATCCCGATggatcattttcttttgg TTTGAACAACGAAGACATTGGTGGGCACTACCATATGGCCAGTGGCAATCCTAAGACAATCATTCGAGGACGCTATGGGTCGCGCAATCCTAGTACAAAGCGCGTGGAGGAAACAGTCTACACCGCCGGACCGCGTGG ATTCCGGGCACGTGGGCCAGCTATTGCGCGGAAAATGGATCTTTCGCAGATTCGCAGGGGGCCCATTGGGAGCCCCGATGATCCTCTGGCGGATCCCTTTGATGATCCCAGCTACAGTTTTGGCTTCAAGACACCAACGTACACACGGCAGGAAGATGCAGATCCCGCGGGAAGGGTTAAGGGGTTGTATTCGTATGTTGATGATATTGGGGAGAAGCACCTGGTGCGGTATGCAGCTGGAAAGGAAGAAGGATACAATGTGATTAATTCTTATCCCGATGCTCCAAATTATGTAAAGTACAGCACAGCACTCTACAAATCACCCAATAAGAGGACACGCGGAAGAATAGCCATACAACGTGGACCAGGAGGACAGTACAA TTTCATCTCTTCAGGGCCTGATCAGAGAAGATCTGAAAGTTCTGGCCCTGATGGCATAGTTCGTGGTTCGTATTCATATCTCGATGATAAAGGAGTCCAACGAACAGTTCAGTACATTGCTGGTGCTGGAATTGGATACAAAATTGTCCAGAGTACAACTGGTCCTGGAACACACAACCTCCCTCGACCAGCTATCCCTGAATTTGGTGTTCTGACCCCAGAATCAAATGACCTGGGCCGCGATACTCCACATTTCAACGATGACGGAGTCTTCAATACAGCTTCAACTACGAGACCGCATCGAAAGGAATTCGGAAGCTCCCCTCGTCCATCTGTGGGGGATGATGGTGGACTGGGTGGTGGTGACTTTGGGGATGATGGTACGGGCTATTTCGATGGGAATGACAACTCGTACGATCAAAATAGCAGAGATCCCAATGCCATAGTTCCCCTGCCACCACCTTCAGTTCGCCCAGGAAGACCCTACCGTCCCCGTGGACGTGGCAGTACCCCTGCACGGCGTAATTCCGAAGAAGTAGACTACACCGATCTGCCAGGAGTCACCCCAAGTCTCATTGATACCACCGGAATTGACGTGCGTGATGAGGATGGAGGATTTGGCGGAGGACCAGATCCCAATTTTGACCGAGAACGTCCTCCTCTCCCGTCGGGGGTTGCTGTGAGGGCTCATGTTCAGAATATAGACTTAATTCCTGAGGGTGGTAGTGCACCATCCCCCGGAGAAGCACTCCTACGCGATGAACAGCGAAATCTGTGA